In the genome of Bradysia coprophila strain Holo2 unplaced genomic scaffold, BU_Bcop_v1 contig_232, whole genome shotgun sequence, one region contains:
- the LOC119076885 gene encoding synaptic vesicle glycoprotein 2B-like produces MAQVKDSANVSLEDALERTGFGKFNWILIILSGAVLSAVFLETVTTINFILPVAQCDLQMTNQDKGLLSAIGFVGIIVSSHLWGFLADTRGRKKVIVTSLFIAFFTTIISTFTQSYWLLVVLRFLNGFFISGPSATTYAYLGEFHCLKDRSKVLLLGSFTYGLFCYYNPIAASFIINRDWTFYIETIDLVFKPWRLFMIVCGIPGLLSGCVMLCMPESPKFTFSQGKEQETLNILQNIYTCNTGKPAESFDVTSLAKDEEFEDEKVKQKNLFHFMWTQTVPLFKHPHLKNTLTVCFIQFCVFNSGTGFWTFFPEIINRIAIWENDPSHVSSTVCQILNDTKIIPNENAELCVTKLENSAYRNIFILNSIYCFGWLFLSMIINRIGKLIIITTLLFTGGVSGFSLIFVDQPMVSNYLYIVLLSVGLSLTVLNASTVELFPTKLRAMALCLSLMFGRIGSVIGSNIIGTLLDNYCDYTFVMPTILLISSGCLAFTIPNISKRNVK; encoded by the exons ATGGCACAAGTTAAAGATTCAGCCAATGTGTCTTTAGAAGACGCATTGGAACGAACTGGATTCGGTAAATTCAATTGGATCCTGATTATTTTATCGGGTGCGGTACTGTCAGctgtttttctggaaactGTTACCACCatcaactttattttaccggtTGCACAATGCGACTTACAAATGACGAATCAGGACAAGGGCTTACTGAGTGCAATCGGATTCGTTGGTATTATTGTGTCGTCACATCTTTGGGGATTTCTTGCCGATACTCGTGGAAGGAAGAAAGTCATCGTTACGTCACTGTTTATCGCCTTCTTTACAACCATCATATCAACATTCACCCAATCGTATTGGTTATTAGTTGTGCTGAGATTTCTGAATGGATTTTT taTTTCAGGGCCTTCCGCAACAACATATGCGTATCTAGGAGAATTTCACTGTCTCAAAGATAGATCGAAAGTTTTGTTGTTAG GCTCATTTACGTATGGACTTTTCTGCTATTACAATCCAATTGCTGCTTCATTTATTATAAATCGGGACTGGACATTTTATATTGAAACAATCGACTTAGTTTTCAAGCCATGGAGATTATTTATGATCGTTTGTGGCATTCCAGGACTCTTAAGTGGATGTGTTATGCTATGTATGCCCGAATCACCAAAATTTACATTCTCCCAGGGCAAGGAACAAGAAACACTAAACATTTTGCAGAACATCTACACTTGTAACACAGGGAAGCCAGCCGAATCTTTTGATGTAACATCGCTGGCGAAGGACGAAGAGTTTGAAGATGAGAAGgtgaagcaaaaaaatttgtttcattttatgtggACACAGACGGTTCCACTGTTCAAGCATCCTCATctgaaaaacacattgactGTATGTTTCATACAATTCTGTGTCTTCAATTCAGGCACTGGCTTCTGGACGTTTTTCCCAGAAATTATAAACAGAATCGCTATTTGGGAGAATGATCCATCACATGTCTCTTCTACGGTCTGCCAAATTTTGAACGACACAAAGATTATTCCAAACGAAAATGCCGAGTTATGTGTTACAAAACTGGAGAACTCTGcctatcgaaatattttcattttaaattcaatctACTGTTTTGGATGGTTGTTCTTGTCGATGATTATTAATCGTATTGGAAAGCTCATCATAATAACGACACTGCTATTCACAGGCGGAGTTAGTGGATTTTCGTTAATCTTTGTGGATCAGCCTATGGTTTCTAACTATCTATATATCGTACTATTGTCCGTTGGTTTATCGCTCACAGTATTGAACGCATCGACGGTGGAACTGTTTCCAACGAAGTTAAG AGCTATGGCATTGTGCTTGTCTTTAATGTTTGGTCGAATCGGGAGTGTTATTGGATCGAATATAATCGGAACATTGCTGGATAACTATTGTGACTACACATTTGTGATGCCTACAATTCTTTTGATATCGAGCGGCTGTCTTGCCTTTACAATTCcgaatatttcgaaaagaaatgtaaaataa